Proteins found in one Paenibacillus dendritiformis genomic segment:
- a CDS encoding metallophosphoesterase family protein yields MVAEQSTPRLVFPVISDVHIAPTGDESIHKYEQALRHLNARAPRQDAFVIVGDLTNNGTIEEYERHMDTLRKHKQDGAELLIAIGNHDYWNGLPAKEAQARFLEMTGMEAMYYHRVIQGYHFIVLATEDKPTHGYFSLEQIEWLKRQLEEAAADAPERPIFVFLHQHLKDTVYGSEEWGIQENIGELMAVLDPYPQVITFSGHSHYPLNDPRSIHQKRFTSVGTASISYMEVERGKLQGNLPPGHEKFSQGCLVEVYEDKVAITRLDFAHQREIGDAWVVPVPVTPEAFVYTDERDREAPYFPPHAELYINEELTSSNSIAIVFDQAQDNELVHSYRVALKDAETGTEIMRHLAYSEFYLYPMPEKLQLTLTELEPERSYSIEVHAVDAFGNVSEQALQASGRTAALFPLA; encoded by the coding sequence ATGGTAGCTGAGCAATCCACCCCCCGTCTCGTCTTCCCGGTTATAAGCGACGTGCATATCGCGCCGACGGGCGACGAGTCTATCCATAAGTACGAGCAAGCGCTGCGGCACTTGAATGCGCGCGCGCCGCGGCAGGACGCCTTCGTCATCGTGGGCGACCTGACGAATAATGGCACGATCGAGGAATATGAGCGCCACATGGATACGCTTCGCAAGCATAAGCAGGACGGTGCGGAACTGCTCATTGCGATCGGGAACCATGATTACTGGAATGGTCTGCCGGCGAAGGAAGCGCAAGCGCGCTTTTTGGAGATGACGGGCATGGAGGCAATGTACTATCACCGCGTCATCCAGGGCTATCATTTTATTGTGTTGGCGACAGAGGATAAGCCGACCCATGGCTACTTCTCCCTGGAACAGATCGAATGGCTCAAGCGGCAGCTGGAGGAAGCGGCCGCCGATGCGCCTGAACGGCCGATCTTCGTCTTCCTTCATCAGCATCTGAAGGATACAGTGTACGGCAGCGAAGAATGGGGCATCCAGGAAAATATCGGCGAGCTGATGGCCGTACTGGATCCGTATCCTCAGGTCATTACGTTCTCCGGGCATTCTCATTACCCGTTGAACGATCCGCGCAGCATCCATCAGAAGCGCTTCACGTCCGTGGGCACCGCTTCGATTAGCTATATGGAAGTAGAACGCGGCAAGCTTCAAGGCAATCTGCCGCCGGGACATGAGAAGTTCAGCCAAGGTTGTCTTGTTGAAGTGTACGAGGACAAGGTTGCGATTACGCGGCTTGACTTTGCGCATCAGCGGGAGATCGGAGACGCTTGGGTGGTGCCGGTACCAGTAACTCCGGAAGCTTTCGTATATACGGACGAGCGCGACCGAGAAGCGCCCTATTTCCCGCCGCATGCGGAACTTTATATCAATGAGGAGCTTACGTCGTCGAATTCGATAGCGATCGTTTTCGATCAGGCCCAAGATAATGAACTGGTTCATTCCTACCGCGTTGCGCTTAAGGATGCAGAGACCGGGACAGAGATAATGCGACACTTAGCTTATTCGGAATTTTACCTCTATCCAATGCCGGAGAAGCTTCAACTGACATTAACGGAACTGGAGCCGGAGCGAAGCTATTCCATAGAAGTTCACGCGGTTGACGCCTTCGGCAACGTAAGTGAACAGGCGCTCCAGGCCTCTGGCCGAACTGCGGCGCTTTTTCCATTGGCCTGA
- a CDS encoding IS110 family transposase, producing MDAVRECCCGLDVHQKTVVACILYGDLESKPKKVIESFGTTTTELLRLQDWLNAHECKEVAMESTGVLWKPVWNILESSCYLVLANAKQIKNTPGRKTDKKDAEWIAQLHRCGLIQPSVVLPQHLRDLRDLTRYRLRIVVTIASEKNRIHKILQDGNIKLTSFMSDLFGVSGRLLLEKLMDGEVLVEDDVRELVKTKLKTKVPQLVEALNGQLRRHHRVMMRAHWKHLLFEEAELQEIESLIDEQLEPYRKEIECLDSIPGIDKSCASAIFAEMGPDIATRFPTVEQFTSWAGVSPGNNESAGRKKSRKCLQGNKYLKRSITQAAWANYRSRNRIGEHFRRIRKRRGEKTASVATGHLLIKIIYAMMKEGTPYKEIDMQVRMSKQRTANFYVKKLQELGFALQLTENETS from the coding sequence ATGGATGCCGTACGCGAATGCTGTTGCGGATTAGATGTCCATCAAAAAACAGTAGTTGCCTGTATCCTTTACGGGGATTTAGAATCCAAGCCCAAGAAAGTCATCGAAAGCTTTGGAACAACGACTACCGAACTACTCCGACTTCAAGATTGGCTTAACGCACATGAGTGTAAAGAAGTAGCCATGGAGAGCACAGGTGTGCTGTGGAAACCGGTATGGAATATTTTAGAGTCTAGCTGCTATTTAGTGTTGGCAAACGCTAAACAAATCAAGAATACACCAGGGCGTAAGACAGACAAGAAAGATGCGGAGTGGATTGCACAACTTCATCGTTGTGGTCTCATTCAACCAAGCGTGGTGTTGCCGCAGCATTTGCGGGATTTACGAGATCTAACGAGGTATCGTCTGAGAATCGTGGTGACCATTGCTTCTGAGAAGAATCGTATCCATAAAATTCTTCAAGACGGAAACATCAAGCTTACGAGTTTTATGAGCGATTTGTTCGGCGTATCCGGGCGTCTGCTTCTGGAAAAGCTCATGGACGGAGAAGTGCTCGTAGAAGATGACGTACGCGAACTTGTCAAAACCAAGCTAAAAACAAAAGTGCCTCAGTTAGTTGAAGCTCTGAATGGTCAGCTACGGCGACATCATCGTGTTATGATGCGTGCACACTGGAAGCACCTGCTGTTCGAGGAAGCAGAACTGCAAGAAATTGAATCATTAATCGACGAACAGCTTGAGCCTTATCGAAAAGAGATTGAGTGTTTAGACAGCATTCCCGGAATTGACAAGTCTTGCGCTTCCGCTATATTTGCAGAAATGGGGCCGGATATCGCCACGCGTTTTCCCACGGTCGAGCAATTCACCTCATGGGCAGGGGTATCTCCAGGTAATAATGAGAGCGCGGGGCGCAAGAAAAGCCGGAAATGCCTGCAAGGGAACAAGTATCTGAAACGTAGCATAACGCAAGCGGCATGGGCAAATTACAGGTCAAGGAATCGAATAGGTGAGCACTTTAGACGGATACGGAAACGACGAGGCGAAAAAACAGCAAGCGTAGCAACCGGACATCTCTTAATTAAGATCATTTATGCCATGATGAAAGAAGGAACGCCATACAAAGAAATAGACATGCAGGTACGCATGTCTAAACAAAGAACAGCTAATTTTTACGTAAAGAAACTCCAAGAGCTGGGCTTTGCACTTCAACTAACTGAAAACGAAACAAGCTAA
- a CDS encoding ABC transporter permease: MNIRQFALKNVFRNKRLYAGYFFSCAFSVMIFFVYSMLALHPALDFSGNGNYGRGAQAGMDVAQYIIYLFTFFFILYSMSSFLKTRKKEFGICIMHGMSDMQLRRLVFTENIVIGLAATVSGIGAGLALSKWLLLMSSSVLNLEQPLQFYFPVKAIALTGGAFVLLFLIISLFTATILRSSSLIDLLKGTMKPKPEPKASRWLAFLAVFLLALGYGVAMWVKGVLVIFALLPVATVVSIGTYFLFTQLSVYIINRLKTKKLYRRGTNLITLSDLAYRMKDNARMFFLVAIISTVAFTAIGTLVGLKAIFTNMATSGAAVMKYDSHAGNKLEAKHAELIEQSLNKAGISYEAVVFPVKFVEDAKTEKSYQVISVSDYNQLIKTNLALRDEEAHLFYQVNPMNIEQEKSEETSVAFGADKTFAVTANEAMPEAVTQNVGGRKVIVLSDAAFQSLPASERDDMIYTYLIEDWQSTLAVAKQLNKQLGDSDGNYLFSSRALMLNDVNQGFGQIYLSGLFIGAVFFVAAGSFLYLRLYSDLDQDTVQYRAISKLGLTEGELSKIVSTQIGLLFFVPIVVAIVHGAVALNSLQNTFSMSLVKESAIVLGSFLAIQIIYFIFIRANYVRKLKKVI, from the coding sequence ATGAATATTCGCCAGTTCGCGCTTAAAAACGTATTTCGCAACAAACGGCTGTACGCCGGCTATTTCTTCAGCTGCGCGTTCTCCGTCATGATCTTTTTCGTCTATTCGATGCTGGCGCTGCATCCGGCGCTCGATTTCAGCGGCAACGGGAATTACGGGCGAGGCGCGCAAGCGGGGATGGATGTGGCCCAATATATCATCTATCTGTTTACGTTTTTCTTCATTTTATATTCGATGAGCTCTTTTCTGAAAACACGCAAAAAAGAATTCGGCATCTGCATTATGCACGGGATGTCCGATATGCAGCTGAGAAGACTCGTCTTTACTGAAAATATCGTTATCGGCCTGGCGGCGACCGTATCCGGCATCGGAGCGGGTCTCGCCTTGTCGAAGTGGCTGCTCTTGATGAGCTCTTCGGTTCTTAATCTGGAACAGCCGCTGCAATTCTACTTCCCGGTGAAGGCGATCGCGCTGACGGGCGGGGCGTTCGTGCTGCTGTTCCTGATCATATCGCTGTTCACTGCGACGATTCTGCGCAGCAGCTCGCTCATCGACCTGCTGAAGGGAACGATGAAGCCGAAGCCGGAGCCGAAGGCGTCCCGCTGGCTTGCCTTCCTGGCGGTCTTCCTCCTGGCGTTAGGCTACGGCGTTGCCATGTGGGTCAAAGGCGTACTCGTCATTTTCGCGCTTCTGCCTGTCGCCACGGTCGTCAGTATCGGGACTTACTTCCTGTTCACGCAGCTTAGCGTGTACATTATTAACCGATTGAAGACCAAGAAATTGTACCGCCGCGGCACCAATCTGATTACATTGTCGGATCTGGCTTACCGAATGAAGGACAATGCCCGCATGTTCTTCCTTGTCGCCATTATCTCGACGGTCGCGTTCACGGCGATCGGGACGCTCGTCGGCCTGAAGGCGATATTCACCAATATGGCGACATCCGGCGCTGCGGTCATGAAATACGACTCACACGCAGGCAACAAGCTGGAGGCGAAGCATGCCGAGCTTATTGAGCAGTCCCTGAACAAGGCGGGAATCAGCTATGAGGCTGTCGTCTTCCCGGTGAAGTTCGTCGAGGATGCGAAGACGGAGAAATCCTATCAGGTAATTAGCGTGTCTGATTACAATCAACTGATCAAGACAAATCTGGCCCTGCGCGACGAGGAAGCGCATCTGTTCTATCAGGTCAATCCGATGAACATCGAGCAGGAGAAAAGCGAGGAAACATCGGTTGCTTTCGGTGCGGACAAGACGTTCGCGGTGACAGCCAATGAAGCGATGCCGGAAGCGGTCACCCAGAATGTGGGCGGACGCAAAGTCATCGTCTTGTCCGATGCGGCTTTTCAGAGCTTGCCTGCCTCCGAGAGAGACGACATGATTTATACGTATCTGATTGAGGACTGGCAATCGACGCTGGCCGTGGCGAAGCAGTTGAACAAGCAATTGGGCGACTCGGACGGCAATTATTTATTCAGTTCCAGAGCGCTGATGCTGAACGATGTGAATCAGGGCTTCGGCCAGATTTATTTGTCCGGACTGTTCATCGGCGCGGTCTTCTTCGTCGCCGCCGGCAGCTTCCTGTACTTGCGCTTGTATTCCGATCTGGATCAGGATACCGTGCAGTATCGGGCCATCAGCAAGCTGGGACTGACCGAAGGAGAACTGTCGAAGATTGTGTCCACCCAGATCGGGCTGTTGTTCTTCGTACCGATTGTCGTCGCTATCGTACACGGCGCGGTCGCGTTGAACTCGCTGCAGAACACGTTCAGCATGAGTCTGGTGAAGGAATCCGCGATTGTCCTTGGCTCGTTCCTGGCGATTCAGATTATCTACTTCATCTTTATCCGTGCGAATTACGTTCGCAAGCTCAAAAAAGTGATCTAG
- a CDS encoding ABC transporter ATP-binding protein, protein MLEVRNVSKVYEGKQSYQALSNLNLKVNTGEFVGVMGPSGSGKTTLMNVVSTIDKPTSGEVYVGNEQMNKLSKRKLALFRRRELGFVFQDFNLLQTLTVKENIIFPLALDGIGIKEQDARVHAIAEKLGITSILNKRTYEISGGQCQRTAIARAVIHQPKLILADEPTGNLDSKSAQDVLQTLERLNKEENVTMMMVTHDAQAASYCDRVIFIKDGTLYQELHKTGSRQIFFQGIMDILSSIGGTRDEYSPVRA, encoded by the coding sequence ATGCTGGAAGTACGGAACGTATCCAAAGTATATGAAGGCAAGCAGTCTTATCAGGCGCTGTCCAACTTGAATCTGAAGGTGAACACGGGGGAATTCGTCGGCGTGATGGGGCCGTCCGGCAGCGGCAAGACGACGCTGATGAATGTCGTCTCCACGATAGACAAGCCGACCTCCGGCGAAGTCTATGTCGGCAACGAGCAGATGAACAAGCTGAGCAAGCGGAAGCTGGCGCTGTTCCGCCGGCGCGAGCTCGGCTTCGTATTCCAGGATTTCAATCTGCTGCAGACGCTGACGGTCAAGGAGAACATTATTTTCCCGCTTGCCCTGGACGGCATCGGCATCAAGGAGCAGGATGCACGGGTACATGCGATTGCCGAGAAGCTGGGGATTACAAGCATCCTCAACAAGCGGACCTACGAGATCTCCGGGGGACAATGCCAGCGCACAGCGATCGCGCGGGCGGTCATCCACCAGCCGAAGCTGATTCTGGCCGATGAGCCGACAGGGAACCTCGACTCCAAATCCGCCCAGGACGTGCTGCAGACGCTGGAAAGATTGAACAAGGAAGAAAACGTGACGATGATGATGGTTACGCATGACGCGCAGGCGGCAAGCTACTGCGACCGGGTCATCTTCATCAAGGACGGCACGCTGTATCAGGAACTGCACAAGACGGGAAGCCGCCAGATCTTTTTCCAGGGCATCATGGATATCTTGTCGTCAATAGGAGGCACGCGGGATGAATATTCGCCAGTTCGCGCTTAA
- a CDS encoding HelD family protein gives MTDTFQSAYQEEQHHLDATLRDIRKQYEALQQIPVYTGDDFTEQVLEDTREQRRQRLQRAAREPYFGRLDVREGSREQAIPLYIGKQGVDASERREQEASKPGADLYPLVIDWRAPVASLFYSFTGGLEPASYEAPEGTLTAEVHLKRNLVIRNEQLLRVVDTFDREQGEESVTDEFLVYRLGENKDNKLRDIVSTIQSEQDAIIRAPKNRALFIQGVAGSGKTTVALHRLAYLLYQYQDQIHAERMIIFAPNRMFLDYIGEVLPELGVGNIQQRTFADWALELTGLEERVQLASPMDEIEQWYGSLAERPLDSSGSPGRFKGSLEWMRLLEEFVQQWVVRAIPEEDFVPWDGGLLPHATIAHWFQQEYRSYEPAKRLERVAARMQRWLEMELKQELSKSRLQEKKRKGSAKLKSYLKRWSKAEVMEVYKQLLQDDAYAGHLPSSVRKQTLASLKRGIVQQEDVATLVYLHLLLHGVSSAQRFDHVVIDEAQDFSPLQVALLDRIAKSHSFTILGDLSQGIHAYAGIEDWQEMRDAFAGEDTAYHALTRSYRSTMEIIHFANAILKRGVKTTMLAEPVFRSGNKVRIRHAAPEQAASWVASELQRHREQGYQTTAILTRTTEEAREWHERLRALGAEAHLIDGRQQQYSGGISVLPVYLSKGLEFDAVILLHANDTHYGMSPLEARLMYVGCTRALHQLTLCVDGAISPLLPQSDDEWTVHEHS, from the coding sequence GTGACTGACACGTTTCAAAGTGCCTATCAAGAAGAGCAGCACCATCTTGATGCGACACTCCGGGATATCCGGAAGCAGTATGAAGCACTGCAGCAAATCCCCGTCTATACGGGAGATGATTTTACCGAGCAAGTATTGGAAGACACTCGCGAGCAGCGCCGGCAGCGTCTGCAGCGGGCAGCGAGAGAGCCTTATTTCGGCCGCCTCGACGTCCGGGAAGGAAGCCGCGAACAGGCGATCCCGCTCTACATCGGGAAGCAGGGGGTCGACGCCAGCGAGAGACGGGAGCAGGAAGCCTCCAAGCCGGGCGCGGATCTCTATCCGCTCGTCATCGATTGGCGGGCTCCCGTCGCCAGCCTGTTCTACTCCTTCACGGGCGGATTGGAGCCCGCCTCCTATGAGGCACCGGAGGGGACGCTGACGGCGGAGGTCCACTTGAAGCGGAACCTCGTGATCCGCAACGAGCAGCTGCTGCGGGTGGTCGATACATTCGACCGCGAGCAGGGAGAGGAGAGCGTGACCGACGAATTCCTCGTCTATCGCTTGGGGGAGAACAAGGACAACAAGCTGCGCGACATTGTCTCGACCATCCAATCGGAGCAGGACGCGATTATCCGCGCGCCGAAGAACAGGGCGCTGTTCATCCAAGGGGTCGCCGGCAGCGGCAAGACGACCGTCGCCCTGCATCGCCTCGCCTACTTGCTCTATCAATATCAAGATCAGATTCATGCCGAGCGCATGATTATTTTTGCGCCGAACCGCATGTTCCTCGACTATATCGGGGAAGTGCTGCCCGAGTTGGGCGTCGGCAATATCCAGCAGCGCACCTTCGCCGATTGGGCGCTGGAGCTGACCGGGCTGGAGGAGCGCGTGCAGCTCGCCTCGCCGATGGACGAAATCGAGCAATGGTACGGCTCCCTCGCGGAGCGGCCGCTCGACAGCAGCGGCAGCCCGGGACGCTTCAAGGGCTCGCTGGAATGGATGCGGCTGCTGGAGGAGTTCGTCCAACAATGGGTGGTGCGGGCGATACCGGAAGAAGATTTCGTCCCGTGGGATGGCGGCTTGCTTCCGCACGCGACGATCGCGCACTGGTTCCAGCAGGAGTACCGCTCCTATGAGCCGGCCAAGCGGCTGGAGCGCGTGGCCGCCCGCATGCAGCGCTGGTTGGAGATGGAACTGAAGCAGGAGCTGAGCAAGTCCCGCCTGCAGGAGAAGAAGCGCAAAGGCTCCGCCAAATTGAAATCATATCTGAAGCGCTGGTCCAAAGCGGAGGTCATGGAAGTCTACAAGCAGTTGCTGCAGGACGATGCCTATGCCGGGCACCTTCCATCATCCGTAAGGAAGCAGACATTGGCGAGCTTGAAGCGCGGCATCGTGCAGCAGGAAGATGTAGCTACGCTCGTCTATCTGCACCTGCTGCTTCATGGCGTGTCTTCCGCCCAGCGGTTCGATCACGTCGTCATCGACGAAGCGCAGGACTTCTCCCCGCTTCAAGTCGCCCTGCTCGACCGGATCGCGAAGAGCCACTCGTTCACGATCTTGGGCGACCTGTCCCAAGGCATTCATGCCTATGCCGGCATCGAAGACTGGCAGGAGATGCGCGACGCCTTCGCCGGCGAAGACACGGCATATCACGCCTTGACGCGAAGCTACCGTTCGACGATGGAGATTATCCACTTCGCCAACGCGATCCTGAAGCGCGGCGTGAAGACGACCATGCTCGCCGAGCCGGTATTCCGCAGCGGGAACAAGGTCCGCATACGGCATGCGGCCCCTGAGCAGGCCGCTTCCTGGGTCGCCAGCGAACTGCAGCGCCACCGGGAGCAGGGCTACCAGACGACGGCGATTCTGACCCGCACGACGGAGGAAGCGCGGGAATGGCATGAGCGGCTGCGGGCTCTGGGCGCCGAAGCGCATCTGATCGACGGCCGGCAGCAGCAATATTCGGGCGGCATCTCGGTCCTTCCGGTCTATCTGTCGAAAGGACTTGAGTTCGACGCCGTCATTCTGCTCCACGCCAATGACACGCATTACGGCATGAGCCCGCTGGAAGCGCGGCTGATGTATGTCGGCTGCACCCGTGCGCTCCATCAGCTGACCCTGTGCGTAGACGGCGCCATCAGCCCGCTGCTCCCGCAGTCGGATGATGAATGGACCGTGCACGAGCATTCGTAA
- a CDS encoding sensor histidine kinase yields MANTFGKERLTLIDSILSQEFKGLLYIMSACLMFLLITPQFMFANYRRKMLFIGILLVLTYFYIRYEKIHPFVYGVHLAPISLTLAALFEGLLPGIVTWLAFNVITVLLFGENVLATIVGSTLLLVMGLYFHYRHVLQSTYWQICLLAITLTTTYLLGYLLCFTQWQHLTGVDAGVAVVGTYLSAMYVSYIYHHVKNQEKMREELFRAEKYQVVGQLAASISHEIRNPLTTSQGFLQLMTKENLTPEQFENYHRHAVAGIEQANAIITDYLNYAKPVVELARPLHVQKEVDDVVAMIAPLCALSEVKVNTQHLTKSPRYVSGESKKLQQCLLNIMKNAVESMPSGGELTVTTWSDNEGVHIHIKDTGVGMSESQIKRIGMPFYTTKEKGTGLGLMVVIGLMKAMNGKVSYYSRPEEGTTCVLQFKQVRLFR; encoded by the coding sequence ATGGCTAATACGTTCGGAAAGGAACGGTTAACTTTGATCGATTCGATACTATCCCAGGAATTCAAGGGACTGCTGTATATTATGTCCGCCTGTCTGATGTTCTTGCTGATCACGCCGCAGTTCATGTTCGCCAATTACCGGAGAAAGATGCTGTTCATCGGTATCCTTCTGGTGCTTACGTATTTCTATATTCGCTATGAAAAGATACATCCGTTCGTGTACGGCGTTCATCTCGCGCCGATCTCGCTGACGCTGGCGGCGCTGTTCGAAGGTTTGCTGCCGGGGATTGTCACCTGGCTTGCCTTCAATGTGATCACCGTGCTGCTGTTTGGAGAGAATGTGCTGGCGACCATCGTCGGCTCGACGCTGCTGCTCGTTATGGGCCTTTATTTCCACTACCGGCATGTGCTACAGAGCACCTATTGGCAGATTTGCCTGCTTGCCATTACGTTGACGACGACCTATTTGCTCGGCTATTTGCTATGCTTCACGCAGTGGCAGCATCTGACCGGCGTCGATGCGGGAGTGGCGGTCGTTGGCACGTATTTGTCGGCGATGTACGTTAGCTATATTTATCATCATGTCAAAAACCAGGAAAAAATGCGGGAGGAGCTGTTCCGCGCCGAGAAATACCAGGTCGTGGGCCAGCTGGCCGCTTCCATCTCCCATGAGATTCGCAACCCCCTCACCACATCCCAAGGCTTTCTCCAACTGATGACGAAGGAGAATCTCACCCCCGAGCAATTCGAGAACTATCACCGCCATGCCGTAGCGGGAATCGAGCAGGCGAACGCGATCATCACCGATTATTTGAACTATGCCAAGCCTGTCGTCGAGCTGGCGCGGCCGCTTCACGTGCAGAAGGAGGTGGATGATGTCGTCGCCATGATCGCGCCGCTGTGTGCCTTGTCCGAGGTGAAGGTGAACACCCAGCATCTGACCAAATCTCCGCGCTACGTATCGGGGGAATCGAAGAAGCTGCAGCAATGTCTGCTGAACATTATGAAGAACGCCGTCGAATCGATGCCAAGCGGCGGCGAGCTGACCGTGACGACATGGTCCGACAACGAGGGCGTACATATCCATATCAAGGATACCGGGGTCGGCATGAGCGAGAGTCAGATCAAGCGCATCGGCATGCCATTTTACACGACGAAGGAGAAGGGGACCGGCTTGGGCCTGATGGTCGTCATCGGATTGATGAAGGCGATGAACGGCAAGGTATCCTACTACAGCCGGCCGGAGGAAGGGACGACCTGCGTGCTGCAGTTCAAGCAGGTGAGGCTGTTCCGGTAG
- a CDS encoding hydroxysqualene dehydroxylase: MVASVHPSVVVLGGGIAGMSAAQELMERGFHVTVLESRRIPGGKARSMPVPGTGTEGRRDLPGEHGFRFFPKFYKHVTDTMKRIPYQGGRRSVYDNLIEGTNLGLAFFDRPMQPFLTEFPQSISGWRTLLKSLFRNNLNLSEHDIDHYVSALWKVLTSCDERRLLDYQRVSWWDFLQAEKQSPEFRHIFTGLTRILVAARAREVNACTVGTVGATIMLDMVLPGGSADRLLNGPTNDVWINPWLNYLRQGGVDYRFGAKVEHIHCEDSRIQGVTVTENGQSRRVTADYYLAALPVEVMTELLNDGLLAGDPLLGGLIELAKNVEWMNGVQFYLKEDVPIIHGHVIYMDSPWALTSVSQAQFWPEFRLSDYGNGQVRGIISIDVSDWKVPGILYGKPAMECTREEIKAEVWEQIKRSLNQDKIVLSDDMLVEWNLDEDIQFEEGRATNSEPLLVNHVNTWNLRPNAYTAIPNLFLASDYVRTNTDLATMESANEAARRAVNCILERAGSDASPCKIWDMYDYPILSAWRSNDRARFHKGLPWNGKIIG; this comes from the coding sequence ATGGTAGCATCAGTTCATCCTTCAGTTGTCGTGCTGGGCGGCGGAATCGCCGGCATGAGTGCCGCGCAGGAACTGATGGAGCGCGGATTTCACGTTACGGTTTTGGAGTCGCGCCGCATTCCCGGAGGGAAGGCGCGCAGCATGCCTGTGCCGGGGACGGGAACAGAGGGACGGCGGGATTTGCCGGGTGAACACGGATTTCGCTTTTTCCCGAAGTTCTACAAGCATGTCACGGACACGATGAAGCGCATCCCTTATCAGGGCGGGCGCCGCAGCGTCTATGATAACCTCATCGAAGGCACGAATCTGGGACTTGCGTTTTTCGACCGGCCGATGCAGCCTTTTCTGACCGAATTCCCCCAATCCATCAGTGGATGGAGAACCTTGCTCAAATCTCTCTTCAGGAATAATCTCAATCTCAGCGAGCATGATATCGACCACTATGTGTCTGCGCTATGGAAGGTGTTGACGAGCTGTGACGAGCGCAGACTGCTCGATTATCAGCGCGTCTCCTGGTGGGATTTCCTGCAGGCGGAGAAGCAGTCTCCGGAATTCCGGCACATCTTTACCGGCTTGACGCGCATTCTTGTCGCAGCCAGAGCCAGAGAAGTAAACGCTTGCACGGTCGGCACGGTCGGAGCGACGATCATGCTGGACATGGTGCTGCCGGGAGGCAGCGCCGATCGGCTCTTGAACGGGCCGACGAACGATGTATGGATTAACCCGTGGCTGAACTACTTGCGCCAGGGGGGCGTCGATTACCGCTTCGGCGCCAAGGTCGAGCATATTCACTGCGAAGACAGCAGGATCCAGGGAGTCACGGTAACCGAGAACGGCCAGTCCAGACGGGTGACCGCGGACTATTACCTTGCGGCGCTGCCGGTCGAAGTGATGACCGAATTGCTGAATGACGGGCTGCTTGCCGGCGATCCGCTGCTGGGCGGGTTAATTGAGCTGGCCAAGAATGTCGAGTGGATGAACGGTGTCCAATTTTATCTGAAGGAGGATGTGCCGATCATTCATGGACATGTCATTTACATGGACAGCCCTTGGGCGTTGACCTCGGTCTCGCAGGCCCAGTTCTGGCCCGAATTCCGGTTAAGCGACTATGGCAACGGCCAGGTGAGGGGGATTATCTCCATTGATGTGTCCGATTGGAAGGTACCGGGCATCTTGTACGGGAAGCCAGCGATGGAATGCACTAGAGAAGAGATTAAAGCCGAGGTGTGGGAACAGATCAAGCGCAGTCTGAATCAGGACAAGATCGTGCTGTCCGACGACATGCTCGTGGAGTGGAATCTGGATGAAGACATTCAATTCGAAGAGGGGCGGGCGACCAATTCGGAGCCGCTGCTCGTGAACCACGTGAATACCTGGAATCTGCGGCCGAACGCCTACACGGCGATTCCGAATTTGTTCCTGGCCTCCGACTATGTCCGGACGAATACGGATCTGGCCACGATGGAAAGCGCGAACGAAGCCGCACGCCGGGCCGTCAACTGCATTCTGGAGCGCGCCGGCTCCGATGCGTCCCCATGCAAAATATGGGACATGTATGATTACCCGATCCTCTCGGCTTGGCGTTCCAACGATCGGGCCCGCTTCCACAAAGGCTTGCCCTGGAACGGGAAAATAATCGGTTAA